The DNA region GCAGTAGCGGATTGGGAATTGCTGATTGGCGTTGGCGCCGGCGCGTTTAAGCAGGTCGAAAGTGGCGCTGTTGGGTTTGGGGCCTTCGGGGAGATCGACGATCAGCAGTTCTTCCTTGAACAATTCCGCGCGCGCGATCACTTTGCCTTTGGGGTCGATGGCGAGGGAAGCGCCGTCGAAGATCAATTCATCCTGGCCGCCGACCGTGTTGCAGTAGAGGACGTGACAGTGATTGCGGACGGCGCGGTCGCGGAGCATTTCGATGCGTTCCTCGGCCTTGTGCATGTGGTAGGGCGAGGCGGAGATGTTGAGAATGACGCGCGCGCCGAGGGCGGCCTGCTGTTCAGTGATGCCGGGGCAAATCCAGATATCCTCGCAGATGTTGAGGCCGATCAAGGTATGGCGCAGGCGCAGCAGCGGCATCTCGGCGCCCGGCTGGAAGTAGCGTTCCTCGTCGAAGACGCCGTAATTGGGCAGGGCGACTTTCTCGTACGATAGTTGCAGTTTCCGTTTGGCGATGACGGCGGCGGAGTTGAAAACGCTGGTGCCTTCGGAGCCGGCCCAGCCGCAGATGATGGCGGGGCCGCGGCTGCGGGCGATCAGCTGATTCAGGAATTCGTGATTGGCCTCGACGAAGCTGCGGTTGAGGAGCAAATCCTCGGGCGGGTAGCCGCAGAGGGCGAGTTCCGGGAAGGCGACGAGGTCGCATTTGAGTTGGGCGGCGCGCTCGACATAGGCGAGGATTTTTTCGAGGTTGCCGGGGAAGTCCCCGACGGTGGGGTTGATTTGTCCTAAGGCGATGCGCGTAAATGACCTGCTCTTTGAGAATGTGCGTCCGCAATTAATACGCGATTTTTGGGATTGCAAGGGGAATGGGGGGGTGGGTAGGTGAGCTGGCGAAGATCATGTGCACCAACACCCCCGACCCCTCTCCCAAGAGGAGAGGGGAGTTGCGATTCATCGATATAGGCGATGGTGGGATGGAGATTCTTGCTTGTCGAGGTAGGGCTGTCAGGAAAGATATCAGACAGGAATGTCTGACCCACGAGAGGGCTGCGGTGGAGGGGTCAGGTCAGGCGGACGCTATGAAGTTCCCACCCTTCGGGTGGGGTACAGCGAACAGCGTGAAGCACCGGCGGTGGGGCACCGGTGATGGTGGGGCGGACATTCTTGTCTGTCGGGTGTGGTGAAGAGAAAAGTGTCAGACAGGAATGTCTAACCCACTCGGGGGACGGAAGGTCGGCTCACGGAAGACCCACCGCAATCCCTCGTTCCTCAGGACGCTGCGCAGGCGGTGAGGCATCGGTGGGCGGGGATTGTCCCCGGCCGAGTGTTTCACTAAGAGGATCTACGGAGGGCGACCGCGAGGGTCGCCCATACGGGGTGTAGCGGAGTGACGGTTTCAATCGCAGTTGACGACGCCCATCCAGCAGGGAAATTGATCGGCGATGATGCCGACGGCAATCGCATTGATCATCAGCACAAGCGCCACGGCGAGCGCCAGATTGACAGGATGCATGAGCAGTCCCTGACCAGCCCGGAAGGACTTCTGAATCGGCAGCGCGGTGATCAACAGCGCCACGGGCAAGAGCAGCAGGGCGCCGATCGGGATCAATGAGCTGGGCGTTCCATCGGCATTGGATAACATTGGGCCAAGCTGCGGCTGGATGTCCAGGAGAGCGAGCCCAACGATGATTGCGGTCGGGAGGCAGAGCAGCAATGCGATCAGCGCGGCGGTTTTGGGATTGGAGGCGAGCGAACCCATTAGTACCCTTTCTCAGATGCCCCCGAATTGGCTGGAAGTTGTTTCTTCTTATACGCGGTGAGCAAGACAGGAGTTTCCGCAGTGGTGCGAGTCGGCGGGCCGGCGATGGTGGAATGGAGATGCTTGTTTGCCGAGGTAGGGCTGTCAGGAAAGATGTCAGGCAGGAATTTCTAACCTGGCGGAGGGGCTGCGGTGGAGAAGTCGGGTGCAGTGGAGGCGATGGGGTTCGCGGCCTTCGGGTGGGGGACGGCGTGGCTCATGTCCGACTGAAGTCGCACCCACGAAGATCAGTGTCAGGATCGCAGGGATCCTGACCTACGGAGATTGCCGCCAGGAAGGGATTCCTGACGGCGCGGGGGAATGGCCCGATACCGTCCACAACGTTGGGCAAGTTCCGACACTTTGTTATATCAGGCCGATAGGCTATATTCCCTCCCATGAGCGCGGAATTCCAGTTTGCAGTGGTGGCGCGGTCGGGGCGGGCGCGGGCGGGCGTGGTGACCACGGCGCATGGACGGATCGAGACACCGATCTTCATGCCGGTCGGCACGGCGGCTTCGGTGAAGACCCTCGATGCCGACGACCTGCGGTATGTCGGGGCGCAGATCATCCTTGGGAATACCTACCACCTGTTCCTTCGGCCGGGGATCGTGATCATCCGCAATGCCGGCGGGCTGGCGCGCTTCAACGGCTGGCTGGGACCGACTTTGACCGACTCGGGCGGGTATCAGGCGTTCTCGCTGAAGGAACTGCGCAAGATCACCGAAGAGGGGATACATTTCCGGTCGAACATCGACGGGTCGCCGCATCTGTTTACGCCGGAGGTGACGATCGATGTGCAGACGGCGATCGGGGCGGATATTATCATGCCGCTTGATGTTTGTATCGAGTATCCGTGCACGCATGAGGAGGCCGCGCGCGCCGAGCGGATGACGTTGCGGTGGGCGGAACGGTCGAAGGCGCATTGGGAGAAGGTGTGCGAGCAGATACGCAAAGAGATGTCGGGTTTCTCGCGGTCGGGTGCATTGGATGATCCGGAGGTCGGTGGCGCTCGGAACCCGACCTACGGTGGCAGGGCAGGTATCGAGCATCCGAGTGAGGCGGCTGGACGACGCAGGTATGGGCCCGTGGTAGGGAATTTTGCACCGACGCTGTTCGGGATTGTGCAGGGGTCGGTGTATCCCGATCTGCGGGAGCAATCGGCACGGGCGCTGGTGGAGTTAGAATTTCCCGGCTATGCGATCGGCGGGCTGTCGGTCGGGGAGCCGAAGAGCGAGATGTTTCCGATTCTTGAGGCGGTCGACCCGATTCTGCCGGAGCACAAACCGCGCTACCTGATGGGGGTGGGGACGCCGGCAGATTTGGTGCTGGCGGTGGAGCGCGGGATCGACATGTTCGACTGTGTGATGCCGACGCGCAATGCGCGCAATGGGACGGCATTTACGCGGTTTGGGCGGCTGAACGTCAAATTGGCGCAATATTCTGCGGATTACCGGCCGCTCGATGAGGAGTGCGCCTGTCTATGTTGCCGGCACTATAGCCGCTCCTATTTGCGGCATTTGATCAACGTGCAGGAGATTGCGGGCATGCGTCTCTTGACTTTGCATAACCTCTTCTACTATCTTGACTTGATGCGTCGGGCCCGGCAGGCGATCCTGGCGGACGCCTATGGCCGGTTCAAGGAGGCGTTTTTCCGTCTCTATCAGGAGGAGCCCGACGTCGTATAACTTTCCTGGAGGAAGGACTTGATGGATTTATTATTGATGGCAGCCCCGCAGGGTCAAGGTGGATCGGCGGGCGGCGGATTCGTGAGCATGATTTTGATGTTCGGGGCGATCTTCCTGGTGATGTACTTCTTTATGATTCGCCCGCAGCAGAAGCGGCAGAAGGAGCACCAGAAGATGTTGTCGGAGTTGAAGAAGGGCGACCGGGTGCTGACCAACAGCGGGATGTACGGGACGATTTTCGGGTTTTCCGACGACGAGAATAAAATCATCCTGAAAGTTTCCGATGAAGTAAAATTAGAGTTCCACAAGTCGGCCATAGCCAACAAGGTGTCGTGATACGAGTGCCGAAACAAAAGATTGTGATTTACGGGGACGAAGTCCTGCGCACGCAGTGCACCCCGGTGAAAGAGATTACCGCGGAGCTGCGGGAGTTCATCGCGGAGATGTTTGTGGTGCTCAAGCGGGTGAAAGGGTTGGGCTTGTCGGCGCCGCAGGTCGGGCGCACGGAACGCTTTTTCATCCTCGACATGTCGTCAGTATCGCTGGAACACGACCGGGTGGTGATGATCAACCCGGAAATCGTGACGACCTCGGGCGAGCAGTGCGGCGAGGAAGGGTGTTTGTCGTTCCCGGGTTTGTTCTTGGAAGTTACGCGCCCCAGCGAGGTGGTGTGCCGGTATATCGACCTGGACGGCCAGGTGCGAACGGTGCGCGCCGAGGGGCTGTTTGCGCGGGCGATTTTGCACGAAAACGACCATTTGAACGGCGTGTTATTTATTGATCATATAGAACCGGCGGAACGCGAGTTGATTGCCGGGAAGTTGAAAAAAATAAAGGTTTCAGCATAAAAGATTAATTCTGGATGCGGTTGGTTTTCTTCGGTACGCCCAGGTTCGCGCAAGTCGCGCTCGCGCGGCTGCTGCAATCGCGACATCAAGTCGCGGCAGTAGTCACGGCGCCCGATAAACCGAAAGGCCGCGGTCTCAAGCAGGTGCCATCCGAGGTCAAAGAATTTGCCCTCCGCCACCACCTCGAGGTCTTGCAGCCGGAAAAGTTACAGGAAGCAGGGTTTTTGAAACGCTTGATGGACATCGCCGCCGACTTATTTGCGGTGGTGGCGTTTCGGATTCTGCCGGAAAAGCTGTTTTCGCTGCCGGCGCACGGCGCGATCAATCTGCATGCCTCGCTCTTGCCCCGCTACCGGGGCGCGGCGCCGATCGAACGCGCATTGATCGACGGCGCCACCACCACCGGTGTGACGACTTTTCAGATTGCCAAGTCGGTCGACACCGGGGGTATCCTGCTTGCCCGCGAAGTTCCGATCGGGCCGAACGAGACGTATGAAGACCTCTACCCCCGACTGGCGGAGATCGGCGCCGAGGTGTTAGTCGAGACGATCGATCAACTGGAGGCGGGCCGCTTGCGGCCGCTGCCGCAGGATGACGCGCTCGCGACGCCCGCGCCGAAAATCACGCCCGCCGACAGCATCATCGACTGGTCCCGCCCGGCGACCCAAGTGGTCAATCAGATTCGCGGCCTGGCCGGATCGGCGGATGCTTACACCGGACTCGACGGCAAA from Candidatus Zixiibacteriota bacterium includes:
- a CDS encoding queuine tRNA-ribosyltransferase, yielding MSAEFQFAVVARSGRARAGVVTTAHGRIETPIFMPVGTAASVKTLDADDLRYVGAQIILGNTYHLFLRPGIVIIRNAGGLARFNGWLGPTLTDSGGYQAFSLKELRKITEEGIHFRSNIDGSPHLFTPEVTIDVQTAIGADIIMPLDVCIEYPCTHEEAARAERMTLRWAERSKAHWEKVCEQIRKEMSGFSRSGALDDPEVGGARNPTYGGRAGIEHPSEAAGRRRYGPVVGNFAPTLFGIVQGSVYPDLREQSARALVELEFPGYAIGGLSVGEPKSEMFPILEAVDPILPEHKPRYLMGVGTPADLVLAVERGIDMFDCVMPTRNARNGTAFTRFGRLNVKLAQYSADYRPLDEECACLCCRHYSRSYLRHLINVQEIAGMRLLTLHNLFYYLDLMRRARQAILADAYGRFKEAFFRLYQEEPDVV
- the yajC gene encoding preprotein translocase subunit YajC, whose product is MDLLLMAAPQGQGGSAGGGFVSMILMFGAIFLVMYFFMIRPQQKRQKEHQKMLSELKKGDRVLTNSGMYGTIFGFSDDENKIILKVSDEVKLEFHKSAIANKVS
- the def gene encoding peptide deformylase, yielding MPKQKIVIYGDEVLRTQCTPVKEITAELREFIAEMFVVLKRVKGLGLSAPQVGRTERFFILDMSSVSLEHDRVVMINPEIVTTSGEQCGEEGCLSFPGLFLEVTRPSEVVCRYIDLDGQVRTVRAEGLFARAILHENDHLNGVLFIDHIEPAERELIAGKLKKIKVSA
- a CDS encoding methionyl-tRNA formyltransferase; the encoded protein is MRLVFFGTPRFAQVALARLLQSRHQVAAVVTAPDKPKGRGLKQVPSEVKEFALRHHLEVLQPEKLQEAGFLKRLMDIAADLFAVVAFRILPEKLFSLPAHGAINLHASLLPRYRGAAPIERALIDGATTTGVTTFQIAKSVDTGGILLAREVPIGPNETYEDLYPRLAEIGAEVLVETIDQLEAGRLRPLPQDDALATPAPKITPADSIIDWSRPATQVVNQIRGLAGSADAYTGLDGKRLKILRAEPSAAANGLHPPGEIIAADRHSGLVVAAGAGTVRLLEVCLEGKKRMDVRAFLNGVHPAPGTVLTAAS